A DNA window from Chitinibacter fontanus contains the following coding sequences:
- a CDS encoding class I SAM-dependent methyltransferase yields MSTPILGYAIKHQHVAVAGGADLHVRSLLDKQQFYDPLGEAEAAGISEACWSLFGQVWPSAQKMADLMQDYALDERRVLEIGCGLALASMVIHRRHGDITASDCHPLTEIFLNENTQLNAMPDLKYATGNWGRSNPELGLFDLIIGSDVLYERDQPLALAEFIELHAAPVCEVLIIDPNRGNRSAFNRQMRERGFVQSETLITAPLHDGSAYRGRLLRYLRSATLDR; encoded by the coding sequence ATGTCTACCCCAATACTTGGCTATGCCATCAAACACCAGCACGTTGCCGTCGCCGGTGGTGCTGACCTGCACGTTCGCTCTTTACTGGATAAACAGCAGTTTTACGACCCACTCGGTGAAGCCGAAGCGGCAGGGATTTCGGAGGCGTGCTGGTCATTATTTGGGCAAGTCTGGCCGTCAGCGCAAAAAATGGCCGATCTGATGCAAGATTACGCGCTGGACGAGCGGCGGGTGCTGGAAATTGGCTGCGGGTTAGCCTTGGCCAGTATGGTGATTCACCGTCGCCACGGCGATATCACGGCCAGTGATTGCCACCCGCTGACCGAAATTTTCTTGAATGAAAATACCCAGCTTAATGCAATGCCTGATTTGAAATATGCCACCGGCAACTGGGGGCGCAGCAATCCAGAATTGGGGCTGTTTGATCTGATTATTGGCAGCGATGTGCTGTATGAGCGCGATCAGCCGCTGGCGCTGGCCGAATTTATCGAGTTACACGCCGCGCCGGTGTGTGAAGTGCTAATTATCGACCCCAATCGCGGAAATCGCAGTGCATTTAACCGACAAATGCGCGAGCGCGGCTTTGTACAAAGTGAGACCTTGATCACAGCGCCACTGCATGATGGCAGCGCCTACCGTGGGCGCTTATTGCGCTACCTTCGCTCGGCAACGCTGGATAGATAA
- the hemB gene encoding porphobilinogen synthase → MHTNRPFPTTRLRRMRRDDFSRRLMRENTLTAADLILPVFVLDGCNRVEDIASMPGVQRMSMDKLFAVAEEAVKLGIPALALFPVIEPQLKTLDAREAWNQRGLVPRTVEALKFRFPELGIITDVALDPYTTHGQDGIIDDNGYVLNEETIAALVKQAASHAAAGADIVAPSDMMDGRVAAIRAALDRDNHIHTRILAYSAKYASAFYGPFRDAVGSSANLGKGNKYTYQMDPANSNEALHEVGLDLAEGADMVMVKPGMPYLDIVRRVKDEFAAPTFVYQVSGEYAMLKAASQNGWLNEEAVVMESLLAFKRAGADAILTYYAIEAAKWLTK, encoded by the coding sequence ATGCACACCAATCGCCCTTTCCCAACGACCCGCCTACGCCGGATGCGCCGTGATGACTTTTCCCGTCGCCTGATGCGCGAAAACACCCTGACCGCCGCCGATCTAATCTTGCCGGTATTTGTGCTCGATGGCTGTAATCGGGTGGAAGACATCGCCTCGATGCCGGGCGTGCAACGCATGAGTATGGATAAACTGTTTGCCGTAGCCGAAGAAGCCGTCAAACTCGGTATTCCCGCCTTGGCGCTGTTTCCGGTGATTGAACCGCAGCTGAAAACGCTCGATGCGCGCGAAGCGTGGAATCAACGTGGCTTAGTACCGCGTACTGTTGAAGCGCTAAAGTTTCGTTTTCCTGAGCTTGGCATTATCACCGACGTGGCGCTCGACCCATACACCACACACGGGCAAGACGGCATTATTGATGACAATGGCTATGTGCTGAACGAAGAAACCATCGCTGCACTGGTCAAACAAGCTGCCAGCCACGCCGCTGCGGGCGCCGATATTGTCGCGCCATCCGATATGATGGACGGCCGCGTCGCCGCGATTCGCGCCGCACTCGATCGTGACAACCACATTCACACCCGCATCCTCGCTTATTCAGCTAAATACGCGAGCGCCTTTTACGGCCCGTTCCGCGATGCCGTTGGCTCGAGCGCCAATTTGGGCAAGGGCAATAAATATACTTACCAAATGGATCCAGCCAATAGCAATGAAGCATTGCACGAAGTCGGCCTCGACTTGGCTGAAGGCGCAGATATGGTGATGGTGAAACCCGGCATGCCTTACCTGGATATCGTGCGCCGTGTGAAAGACGAATTCGCCGCGCCGACGTTCGTTTATCAAGTCTCTGGCGAATACGCGATGCTGAAAGCTGCATCGCAAAACGGCTGGCTCAATGAAGAAGCTGTTGTCATGGAAAGCCTGCTGGCCTTCAAACGCGCCGGTGCTGATGCGATTTTGACTTACTACGCGATTGAAGCAGCGAAGTGGTTGACAAAGTAA
- a CDS encoding BCCT family transporter, with translation MSHSASQRHTFSMPVLIPSLVLIVALIAFSTLMPQVAERNFVAAQSWITQHFSWLYVLAVSGFFLFLVGLAISDYGKIRLGADDAEPEFSLGSWLAMLFAAGMGIGLMYYGVGEPLQHYVNPPLAQGQTLAGASEAMTSTFLHWGFHAWAIYGLVGLVLAYFGFRYNLPLTLSSGLYPLLRERINGPVGHTVNVFALCCTLFGLAPSVGLGSVQLAAGIQRLTGWDTSGLAVQLALIATVIILAGISAATGIGKGVRRLSELNLFLAVVLLVFVLFTGPTLFLLGAFGDNLGNYFSQFFTLTFRSFTYTPTQSEGWLSGWTILYWAWWISWSPFVGLFIARISRGRTIREFITGVIIIPSVFTFLWMTVFGNTVIWLDMNVANGALAATAGNVDALLFKFFDYLPFSGVASVISMLLILVFFVTSADSGALMLDSLSSTDPDKSPIWQRLFWAVLLGLTSATLLSAGGQKALMTMTLIAALPFSIVMILLAFSLWRGLVADQRHSQQKFTPASSFWSGQHWKQRLEQILHQPSADDVAHFIRDTVTPALHEVALEMQQRGCKVTVSTHEDGGILLCVPQPNLRDFIYGVRAQARPVASFALRDTNLPASERQQTFEPVTFFADGRRGYDIEYMRTEELIADVLRQYERYLSLSQSENTHLINTTPEHGSGAA, from the coding sequence ATGTCTCACTCCGCTTCGCAACGGCACACTTTCAGTATGCCGGTGCTCATACCGAGCCTGGTGCTCATTGTGGCCTTAATTGCCTTTTCAACCCTGATGCCGCAAGTCGCCGAACGCAATTTCGTGGCAGCTCAAAGCTGGATCACCCAGCATTTTTCCTGGCTCTATGTCCTCGCCGTATCCGGCTTTTTTCTATTTTTGGTTGGCCTAGCCATCAGCGATTACGGCAAAATTCGTTTAGGCGCCGATGATGCCGAGCCTGAATTTAGCCTCGGTAGCTGGCTTGCCATGTTGTTTGCCGCCGGAATGGGAATCGGGCTGATGTATTACGGCGTGGGCGAGCCGCTGCAACACTACGTCAACCCGCCGCTAGCCCAAGGGCAAACACTGGCCGGCGCCAGCGAAGCCATGACCAGCACTTTCTTGCACTGGGGCTTTCATGCTTGGGCGATCTATGGCTTGGTTGGCCTAGTACTGGCGTATTTTGGCTTTCGTTATAACCTTCCCCTCACGCTCAGCTCTGGCCTTTACCCACTCTTGCGGGAACGTATTAACGGCCCAGTTGGCCATACCGTCAATGTATTTGCCCTATGTTGTACCTTGTTTGGCCTTGCCCCTTCTGTGGGCTTGGGCTCGGTGCAATTAGCCGCAGGGATACAGCGCCTTACTGGCTGGGATACCAGTGGCTTGGCCGTACAACTGGCCTTGATTGCCACCGTTATTATTTTGGCCGGTATTTCTGCCGCCACCGGTATTGGTAAAGGGGTGCGCCGCCTTTCCGAGCTCAACCTGTTCTTGGCGGTCGTCTTGCTGGTGTTTGTATTATTTACCGGCCCAACTTTATTTCTGCTAGGTGCATTTGGTGACAATCTGGGCAATTATTTCAGCCAGTTTTTCACCCTAACCTTCCGCAGTTTTACCTACACCCCCACCCAAAGTGAGGGCTGGCTCAGTGGCTGGACAATTTTGTACTGGGCTTGGTGGATTTCTTGGTCGCCGTTTGTGGGCCTGTTTATTGCGCGGATCTCGCGCGGCCGCACCATCCGTGAATTCATTACCGGTGTGATTATTATCCCCAGTGTTTTCACTTTCTTGTGGATGACGGTATTTGGCAATACCGTGATTTGGCTGGATATGAATGTAGCGAACGGGGCACTGGCAGCTACCGCTGGCAATGTCGATGCCTTGCTGTTTAAGTTTTTCGATTATTTGCCATTCTCTGGCGTGGCCTCAGTCATATCAATGCTGCTGATTCTGGTGTTCTTTGTCACCTCAGCCGATTCAGGAGCCTTGATGCTCGACAGCTTATCATCCACAGATCCAGATAAATCCCCAATTTGGCAGCGCTTATTCTGGGCGGTTCTACTGGGCTTAACATCGGCCACACTACTCAGTGCTGGGGGCCAAAAAGCGCTGATGACAATGACCTTGATTGCCGCGCTACCGTTTAGCATTGTGATGATTTTGCTGGCCTTTTCACTCTGGCGTGGCCTCGTGGCCGATCAGCGCCATTCACAGCAAAAGTTTACTCCGGCCAGCAGTTTCTGGAGTGGTCAGCACTGGAAACAGCGCCTTGAGCAAATTTTGCATCAGCCTAGCGCTGACGATGTTGCGCACTTTATCCGCGATACGGTGACACCAGCGCTGCATGAAGTCGCACTAGAAATGCAACAGCGAGGCTGCAAAGTCACCGTTAGCACTCATGAAGATGGGGGTATTTTGCTATGTGTACCGCAACCCAATCTGCGTGACTTTATTTATGGGGTACGCGCGCAAGCTCGCCCTGTAGCTAGTTTTGCACTGCGTGATACCAATCTACCTGCTAGCGAGCGCCAACAAACCTTTGAGCCCGTTACCTTCTTTGCCGATGGCCGTCGTGGCTACGACATTGAATACATGCGTACCGAGGAATTGATTGCCGATGTATTGCGGCAATACGAGAGGTATTTATCGCTAAGCCAGAGCGAGAATACCCACCTGATCAATACCACCCCGGAGCATGGGTCAGGCGCGGCTTAA
- a CDS encoding D-amino acid dehydrogenase — protein MRVIIIGAGVIGVSSAYYLQRAGCQVTVLEHHPAPAQETSFANAGQISPGYAAPWAAPGIPLKAMKWLMQEHGPLRVRPTGDPFQWQWMAQMLSNCTIEAYARNKNRMVPLAEYSRDQLKLLRAQTGIEYEGRTLGTLQIFRQLKQLENGRRDAELLAQMGVAHELLDATEIARVEPALAHMAAQLVGALRLPNDETGDCHCFTQALAQLASSLGVTFRYGVDVKGLVLHLGKVSHVQLADEQLEAEQVILAAGCTSRQLGKMVGLNLPVYPVKGYSITVPITNPQAAPRSTVMDESYKIALTRFDQRLRVGGMAEVAGYNKTIDPKRIATLKMVANDLFPSAGNLAQASEWTGLRPMTPDGTPLIGATPIGNLWLNTGHGTLGWTMACGSAKLLADLITGQTTEIASAAYGISRYGQ, from the coding sequence ATGCGAGTCATCATCATTGGCGCGGGCGTTATCGGCGTAAGCAGCGCTTATTACCTGCAACGAGCAGGTTGCCAGGTTACTGTGCTCGAGCACCATCCCGCCCCGGCGCAAGAAACCAGTTTTGCCAATGCAGGCCAAATTTCCCCCGGCTATGCCGCACCTTGGGCGGCCCCCGGTATTCCGCTCAAAGCCATGAAATGGCTGATGCAAGAACATGGCCCATTGCGGGTACGCCCCACCGGCGATCCATTTCAGTGGCAATGGATGGCGCAGATGCTCAGCAATTGCACCATCGAAGCCTATGCTCGAAATAAAAACCGCATGGTACCCTTGGCCGAATACAGCCGGGATCAGCTCAAGTTGCTAAGGGCACAAACCGGCATCGAATATGAAGGCCGTACGCTGGGCACTCTCCAGATTTTTCGCCAGCTAAAACAACTGGAAAATGGCCGTCGTGATGCAGAGCTACTGGCACAAATGGGCGTAGCACATGAATTACTCGATGCAACTGAAATTGCCCGCGTCGAGCCGGCCTTAGCGCACATGGCCGCCCAGTTGGTCGGTGCTTTGCGCTTACCTAACGACGAAACAGGCGATTGCCATTGCTTTACCCAAGCACTCGCTCAGCTAGCCAGCAGCCTAGGAGTTACCTTCCGCTATGGTGTGGATGTGAAGGGACTGGTACTGCATCTAGGCAAGGTCTCACATGTGCAATTAGCCGATGAACAACTCGAAGCAGAGCAGGTTATTCTGGCGGCAGGCTGTACATCGCGACAATTGGGGAAAATGGTGGGGCTCAATCTGCCAGTCTACCCAGTTAAAGGCTACTCAATTACCGTCCCGATAACCAATCCACAGGCTGCACCTCGCTCTACGGTCATGGATGAAAGCTATAAAATTGCACTTACCCGCTTTGATCAACGCTTGCGAGTGGGAGGGATGGCCGAAGTTGCCGGCTACAACAAAACCATCGACCCCAAACGCATTGCAACGCTCAAAATGGTAGCGAATGATCTTTTTCCATCTGCCGGTAATCTGGCACAGGCCAGCGAATGGACGGGGTTGCGCCCGATGACCCCCGATGGCACGCCACTAATAGGCGCAACGCCAATCGGTAATTTATGGCTCAACACCGGGCATGGTACGCTGGGCTGGACCATGGCCTGTGGCTCGGCCAAACTGCTCGCAGATCTGATTACAGGTCAAACCACCGAGATTGCCAGTGCGGCCTACGGCATCTCGCGCTACGGGCAATAG
- a CDS encoding molybdopterin-dependent oxidoreductase has translation MLRACVLLLGLLMAQLVSAAEASTAPTILTITGQVKSTETFSLTELDKLPQKKMTVQIPWYPEPQTFEGPLLRDVLKLAGAKGKLMKLQALNDYVIEVPMGDAEKYDVIIASRLNGKTMSVREKGPLFVMYPFDRHEELRKTDYFRRCAWQLKQITLE, from the coding sequence ATGCTGCGTGCCTGCGTATTATTGCTGGGTTTACTGATGGCTCAGCTCGTGAGTGCTGCTGAAGCGAGCACTGCACCGACTATTTTAACGATCACTGGTCAAGTTAAATCCACAGAAACTTTCAGTTTGACCGAACTCGATAAACTCCCGCAGAAGAAAATGACGGTTCAGATTCCATGGTACCCCGAGCCGCAAACCTTTGAAGGCCCATTATTGCGCGATGTACTAAAGCTGGCTGGTGCTAAGGGCAAGCTGATGAAGCTGCAAGCATTAAACGATTATGTGATCGAAGTGCCGATGGGCGATGCTGAAAAGTACGATGTGATTATCGCCAGCCGTTTGAATGGCAAAACGATGTCAGTACGGGAAAAAGGCCCCTTATTTGTGATGTATCCATTTGATCGTCACGAAGAGCTGCGTAAAACCGATTACTTCCGCCGCTGCGCATGGCAGTTGAAGCAAATTACGCTGGAATAA
- a CDS encoding hybrid sensor histidine kinase/response regulator: MSRRFLLIVLAISTVLLLNFGLIFYFEQQQQAELTHQTEQGMDNQLWQFFQLSSEFQRLREAVNAKDIESTQLRLDIFYSRITGIEQGSTQALFPDSAQRHQLLQPLQQLITESDQTLQAAKLDSVQWSQLQQRLAHQQEHVDLLTQSAREQYAKHTELKKNRLNSLGYFRVALSVLQVVLLLISASLGLWVLWQREKQRRSLVELNASLEEARLAADAATATKSRFLAHISHEIRTPLTSILGYTERLRQNSQLTIQQKNHLSHIAHSGQHLLSLLNHVLDLSKSDSGKLELMPEILSLAQLKLELESMFALMAQEKQLQFEIELAADLPASLLLDAGKLRQILINLIGNSMKFTAQGFIKVALYHSGSGDSCWLYASVSDSGCGIAEHELNHLFHPFEQTASGRHIGGTGLGLALSRDFARLMGGDIEAHSRAGTGSEFTVHVMAKQAPAGELQQEVMRNPVLPSVVGNTILVVEDQAVNRDLLCEILQDAGAKTLAAEDGFTAIAMLETHPEIAQVLMDYQMPGLDGLNTAAALRSKGFQQPIYLVSASPEYELRQHPQFAKVNGYLSKPYQAQELLELLGFRADALALAETDSLPVANDFARAQAQLGFSVERFAALAETGFSRLLDLEHAFIQALDDSDLDTAIRNAHSAKSIAAQLGAMSLAQQWSDLEVTPALGRTQMPQLSELRAQTWASLQQK, encoded by the coding sequence ATGAGTCGTCGTTTCTTGCTCATCGTGTTGGCTATTAGCACGGTGCTGTTGCTCAACTTTGGCCTGATTTTTTATTTTGAGCAGCAACAACAAGCTGAGTTGACCCACCAAACCGAGCAGGGAATGGACAATCAACTCTGGCAATTTTTCCAGCTCAGCAGTGAATTTCAGCGCTTGCGCGAAGCGGTGAATGCCAAAGACATCGAGAGCACTCAGTTGCGACTCGATATTTTCTACAGCCGGATCACGGGCATCGAGCAAGGATCGACTCAGGCGTTGTTTCCCGACAGTGCTCAGCGCCATCAGTTATTGCAGCCTTTGCAGCAATTGATTACGGAGTCGGATCAAACACTGCAAGCCGCTAAGTTGGACTCGGTGCAATGGAGCCAATTGCAACAGCGACTCGCGCATCAGCAAGAGCATGTTGATCTACTCACTCAAAGTGCTCGGGAACAATATGCCAAGCATACCGAGCTGAAAAAAAACCGGCTAAATAGCTTGGGTTACTTTCGGGTGGCACTGTCCGTGTTACAGGTGGTGCTGTTGCTGATATCGGCCAGCTTGGGTTTGTGGGTGTTGTGGCAGCGGGAAAAGCAAAGGCGTTCACTGGTTGAGCTAAATGCTTCATTGGAAGAGGCAAGGCTGGCTGCGGATGCGGCAACTGCGACGAAAAGCCGGTTTCTGGCCCATATTAGCCATGAAATTCGTACCCCACTGACCTCGATTCTGGGCTACACCGAACGGCTGCGGCAAAACAGCCAGTTGACCATTCAACAAAAAAACCATCTGAGCCATATTGCGCACTCTGGGCAGCATTTGCTGAGTTTACTGAACCACGTGCTGGATTTATCCAAATCAGATAGCGGCAAGCTGGAGTTGATGCCGGAAATACTGAGTTTGGCGCAATTGAAATTAGAGCTGGAAAGCATGTTTGCGTTGATGGCGCAGGAAAAACAATTGCAGTTCGAGATTGAATTGGCTGCTGATTTACCAGCAAGTCTGTTGCTTGATGCGGGAAAATTACGGCAAATATTGATTAATCTGATCGGTAATAGCATGAAATTTACCGCGCAAGGGTTTATCAAAGTTGCGCTGTACCATTCGGGTAGCGGGGATTCATGCTGGCTATATGCCAGCGTCAGTGATAGTGGTTGTGGGATTGCTGAGCACGAATTGAACCATTTGTTTCACCCCTTTGAGCAAACCGCAAGTGGAAGACATATTGGCGGTACTGGGTTGGGTTTAGCGCTGAGTCGTGATTTTGCTCGTCTAATGGGCGGTGATATTGAGGCCCATAGTCGCGCAGGTACGGGGAGCGAGTTTACCGTGCATGTGATGGCTAAACAGGCTCCAGCGGGTGAGCTCCAACAGGAGGTTATGCGAAACCCTGTACTCCCGTCTGTGGTAGGAAATACTATTTTGGTGGTAGAGGATCAGGCCGTAAATCGTGATTTGCTCTGCGAAATATTGCAGGATGCGGGTGCGAAAACGCTGGCAGCAGAGGATGGATTTACCGCCATTGCGATGCTGGAGACTCATCCTGAAATTGCTCAGGTTTTGATGGATTATCAAATGCCTGGTTTGGATGGACTCAATACTGCAGCAGCTTTGCGCAGTAAAGGGTTTCAGCAGCCGATTTATCTCGTATCAGCTTCTCCTGAGTATGAGTTGCGTCAGCACCCGCAATTTGCGAAGGTAAATGGCTATCTCAGCAAACCATATCAGGCACAAGAACTGTTGGAGTTATTGGGCTTTAGAGCGGATGCTCTTGCTTTAGCGGAGACAGATTCTTTGCCTGTGGCCAATGATTTTGCACGGGCGCAAGCCCAGTTGGGCTTTAGTGTAGAGCGCTTTGCTGCATTGGCCGAAACGGGGTTTTCCCGCTTACTGGATCTGGAGCACGCTTTTATACAGGCGCTTGATGATTCCGATCTCGATACCGCTATTCGGAACGCCCATAGCGCCAAAAGCATTGCCGCTCAGTTAGGTGCCATGTCACTTGCTCAGCAATGGAGTGATTTAGAGGTTACGCCTGCTTTAGGTCGAACGCAGATGCCGCAATTAAGTGAGTTACGCGCACAAACTTGGGCTAGTTTGCAGCAAAAATAA
- a CDS encoding peptidylprolyl isomerase produces MAIIVNGVEITEEQIAGEQGNHAQAPSARDAAIQELILRELLQQKAKAAGIEAETAEEAIGILLEKDVQVPEADDAACQAFYDNNPESFVRGESAVASHILFPLGEGLAASLAKSKAEGVLAEVQANPERFAALASEHSTCPSGKQGGNLGQFGRGQMVPEFEAAVFSTEAGQITPALVETQFGYHIIQVNERSNGDKVSFEEVKERLQAFLTDMAGRKLMHDYLAKLVSEAKIEGYSLPAMA; encoded by the coding sequence ATGGCCATTATCGTAAACGGCGTTGAAATTACCGAAGAACAAATTGCTGGCGAACAAGGCAACCATGCCCAAGCGCCAAGCGCTCGTGACGCCGCAATCCAAGAGTTGATCTTGCGCGAACTATTGCAACAAAAAGCCAAAGCCGCCGGTATTGAAGCGGAAACCGCCGAAGAAGCCATCGGCATTTTGCTGGAAAAAGATGTGCAAGTGCCAGAAGCCGATGATGCAGCTTGCCAAGCCTTTTACGACAACAATCCAGAAAGCTTTGTGCGCGGCGAATCTGCCGTAGCTAGCCACATTCTGTTCCCATTGGGGGAAGGTCTGGCTGCCAGCCTAGCCAAATCAAAAGCGGAAGGCGTATTGGCTGAAGTGCAAGCTAATCCTGAGCGCTTTGCTGCGTTGGCCAGCGAACACTCAACTTGCCCATCAGGCAAACAAGGCGGCAATCTCGGTCAATTTGGCCGTGGTCAGATGGTGCCTGAATTTGAAGCTGCCGTATTTAGCACCGAAGCCGGTCAAATCACCCCAGCCTTGGTAGAAACTCAATTTGGCTACCACATCATTCAGGTTAACGAGCGTTCAAACGGTGATAAAGTAAGCTTTGAAGAGGTAAAAGAGCGCCTGCAAGCCTTCTTGACCGACATGGCTGGCCGCAAATTAATGCATGACTATCTGGCAAAACTGGTTTCAGAAGCCAAAATCGAAGGCTATTCATTGCCTGCTATGGCCTAA
- a CDS encoding MBL fold metallo-hydrolase has translation MKKAQLIASTGEHRWYAISRDPSRPNYLIDTNEYVVTTGEDSLLCDPGGAEVFPAVFAALSEVIDPRTVHRIFSSHQDPDVISSLGLWNDFNPTIKCHVSGLWAGFIPHFGCGADTLVSIPDEGSELSLGAATLQIIPAHYLHSSGNFHVYDPSCKLLFTGDIGAALLPPGMDQLFVENFDSHIRFAEGFHKRWMGSNTAKKNWINRVRQLDIELLCPQHGSIYRGEDVKRFIDWFDELQVGCG, from the coding sequence ATGAAAAAAGCACAATTAATCGCCAGTACTGGTGAGCATCGTTGGTACGCCATTTCACGCGACCCTTCTCGCCCCAATTACCTGATTGATACCAATGAATATGTAGTAACTACTGGCGAAGATAGTCTGCTATGTGACCCCGGTGGTGCGGAAGTATTTCCGGCGGTATTTGCCGCACTGTCTGAAGTGATTGATCCTCGCACTGTGCATCGCATTTTTTCATCGCACCAAGACCCTGATGTGATTTCCTCACTCGGGCTGTGGAATGACTTTAATCCAACTATCAAATGCCATGTTTCAGGCTTATGGGCCGGATTTATTCCGCACTTTGGCTGTGGCGCTGACACCTTAGTTTCGATCCCAGACGAAGGAAGTGAGCTTTCATTAGGTGCAGCTACTTTGCAGATTATTCCAGCGCATTACCTGCACTCGTCCGGGAATTTCCACGTTTATGATCCAAGCTGTAAATTATTGTTTACTGGCGACATTGGTGCCGCCTTACTTCCCCCGGGCATGGATCAACTCTTTGTGGAAAATTTTGACAGCCATATCCGTTTTGCCGAGGGTTTTCACAAACGCTGGATGGGGTCGAACACGGCAAAGAAAAACTGGATTAACCGTGTTCGCCAACTCGACATCGAGCTACTCTGCCCACAACATGGTTCGATCTACCGAGGTGAGGATGTGAAACGCTTTATCGACTGGTTTGACGAATTACAAGTCGGCTGCGGTTGA
- a CDS encoding NAD(P)H-dependent oxidoreductase — protein MKNLIIFSHPHLATSQTHRQLLDEIAELPQVKIHHLEAMYPDGQIDVLAEQQACVKAERIIWQFPLYWHGCPAMLKRWQDDVFERDWAYGSRCALRGKSLQLVVSMAGQGLEYDGGTAVSAENLWYPMLLTANALGLVWQEPLVLRDVEHQPQLQFDRTHQRAIEAFAQQYRDLLMLI, from the coding sequence ATGAAAAATTTGATTATTTTTTCCCACCCCCATTTGGCAACTTCACAGACGCATCGGCAATTGCTGGACGAAATTGCAGAGCTGCCTCAGGTTAAGATTCATCATCTGGAGGCTATGTACCCAGATGGGCAGATCGATGTTTTGGCGGAGCAGCAGGCATGTGTAAAAGCTGAACGTATTATTTGGCAGTTTCCGCTGTATTGGCATGGCTGCCCCGCGATGCTCAAGCGTTGGCAAGATGATGTGTTCGAGCGTGATTGGGCGTATGGCTCTCGGTGTGCTTTGCGGGGGAAATCATTGCAACTGGTGGTTAGTATGGCTGGTCAAGGGCTTGAATATGATGGAGGTACCGCAGTTTCAGCTGAGAACTTATGGTACCCCATGTTGCTGACTGCCAATGCACTCGGACTTGTATGGCAGGAGCCGCTGGTGCTGCGTGATGTGGAGCATCAGCCTCAATTGCAATTTGATCGTACTCATCAACGAGCAATTGAGGCATTCGCACAGCAATATCGCGATTTACTGATGCTAATTTAA